TTCCATTGTGTTGATGACCGGCAGACTCTCCACATCCGCAGTAACAGGGAATAGATTGAAGCAGGTCATTATGATCCGCTGCGATACGATAAACAGCTTTAATATTTGGGTCAACCGTATCCAAAAAAGTTGGGAGAGTGGAGATAGAATGGGTTACTTCCTGTAGATCGCCATTAGGTGCGTGTGACGTATGGGGTGCGTCAGGAGTCTGTTCTTGGTTTATAGCCTGAGAAGATAAAGAGGTTTCTACCGAACTGCCATTAGTGCATCCTGTGAGCAATACGATACCAAGGAGTGAGATAGACAATAGTTTTACTATTTTCACGTAAATTCCCCCTTATTTTCCCTTGATTATACCATAATCCATTCTTCAGGCTGTAGATGATACTATTAAATCGTAATGGTTCTTGTTTACAAACTACTCGCATATAAGTATAATGAGAGAGGCAAATAGGAATGATTACGAATTATAATAATATCGTAAGACATAAACAACAAATACAGACAAAAGAAGAAAGCATGGAGGAGGACTATATGTTACGGTTCGTTAAAAAATGGGGAGTTATTTTAGGTGTTGCAAGTATGGCCTTGTTTGCAAGTGGATGTGGCAATACGAATATAGCAGGTTCAGTACAAGAGAGTGGAAAACTTTCTGTGTATACAACTATATATCCATTGTACTATGTAGCAGATCGAATTGGTGGGGAGTATGTTTCCATTAAAAATGTTGTTCCGGCTGGAGTCGAACCACATGATTATGAACCTACTGCTCAGGATATGGTGGCCATTTCTAAGGCTAATGTTCTCATTTATAATGGTGGCGGTTTAGAAGCATGGGTAGAGAAAGCTGTAAAGAGTCTAAATCAAGCTAATTTACTAGCTGTAAATACGACGGAAGGGCTTACTCTTCTAGCTTCAGAGGAACATGATCATCATCATGAGGGTGATAAAGGGCACGAAGGTGAATCGGCAGGACACGTGCACGAGCATGAGCATGATCACGGGGAATTTGATCCCCATGTATGGCTTGATCCTACAATGCTAGAGAAGCAAGCTGCACAGGTGAAGGACGCATTTGTTAAGGCCGATCAGGCACATAAGGAGCAGTTTGAACAAAATTATAAAGCGCTAGTAAATGACTTGAACAAGCTAGACCAGGATTTTAAAACAATGGTAGAACAATCACCTAAAAAGGAAATTTTAGTTTCGCATAAGGCTTTTACTTATCTAGCTGCTCGTTATGGACTGGAGCAGATTGCGATTTCTGGTATTTCTCCTGATGATGAGCCATCGCCTTCTGAGCTAAAGAATCTAGTGGAGAAGGTAAAACAAAAAAATATTAAATATGTTATGTTCGAAACATTGACCTCTCCAAAAGTAGCGGAAGTAATCGCGCGTGAAACAAAAGCACAAACAGCGATACTAAATCCACTAGAGGGCTTGACTACGGAAGAACAGACAGCGGGCAAAGACTATATTTCCATTATGCGTGAAAACCTGGAAGTGTTACGTCAGGCCCTGCGATAAGCTTAAATAAAGATCGCCGCTCCTAGATTGGGGCGGCGGTTTCTTTTAGCAATACAATTATTTGTGTTCATTCGCATGTTCAACTCCTGCATGTATCAGCATACGAACATGATCATCATCCAAAGAATAGTACACCATTTTCCCTACCTTGCGATATTTAGCCAGGCCCATATTCCGTAATAGTCGAAGATGATGCGAAGCGGTCGCCATGCTAATCCCAATTACGGCTGCAACATCACATACACAGAGTTCATCTTCGAGGGAGAGGGCATAAATAATTTTGGAGCGTGTATCATCAGCTAAGGCCTTAAACAAAGGGGCTACTCCGTCTGCCTCTGTTATTCTCGGTTTTAATTGATTTACTTTCTCGACTTCAACGCATTCTATCTCACATACGTCTTTTTCCGTTTGATCTTCATAAGCCAAAGTGATCACCTCTTCCTTTCATTAATTATAGAAAACGAAAAGCTACTTCACAAGGATAGCAGAAAAGAGGCAAAGAGACTTGTGAAAGCCTTGAGTCCCTGCCCATTTCATAGTACCATGATAATATTAAATAAGAATAATTACGATTATGCCACAAAAGTTAGGAAGTTGATTATATGCACAATGCAAAAAAGCATGCAAGTGTTGTTTCTCTGAAATCCGTGTCTTTTCGTTACGAAGATGGAAAAACGGTTCTGGAAGATATAGACTTTTCAATGGAAAAGGGCGATTTTGTAGGTATTGTTGGCCCAAATGGTTCAGGAAAATCAACATTAATGAAATTAATTTTAGGGTTGATTTTACCTACCAAAGGCGAGATTAAGCTTTTTGGAGAGCCTATCCAAAAATTTAAGGATTGGACGAAGATCGGCTATGTTGCTCAGCAGGCAGCTCATGGGGCCAGTGGATTTCCGGCTACTGTACGTGAAGTAGTGGCTTCCGGACTGGTTGGCAAAGTAGGTTTATTTCGCCGCTTGTCTTCTGAACATCATCAGCAGGTCTCCGATGTAATTAAGCGTGTTGGTTTGTCTGCAAAGGAAAACGAGCGTATTAGCAACTTATCTGGTGGTCAGCTACAGCGGGTGTTTATCGCTCGTGCTTTGGTAGCAGAGCCAGAACTCTTGATACTAGATGAACCAACAGTAGGGGTAGATCAGGAATCTATCGAGCAGTTTTATCAGCTCTTACGTTCGCTTAAAGAGGATACGGGAATGACGATGATGATCGTAAGCCATGATGTTGGCGTCATGATTGAGTGGGTAAATAAAGTAGCCTGTCTACAACGTAGGTTACACTTTCATGGCACCGCAGAGGAGTTCGAGCATAAACAGGAGCAAATTTTTCAATCGATGTACGGTGAGAGCGTCAGGCTTTTAACCCATCATCATTAATCTGCCGCTGGGCGGAAGAAGGAAGGACAAAAAGGAATGCTAGCCGATTGGTGGAATTATGAGTTTTTACGATATACCTTGTTTTCAGGACTGCTGATCGGATTGGTTTGCCCGATCCTGGGGACATTTTTAATTGTTCGCCGTTTATCTATGATGGCGGATGGGCTTTCCCATGTGACGCTTTCGGGAGTAGCAGCAGGAATGCTTTTAGCGAAAAAGGTAGCTTTCTTTAGCGTAGTGAATCCCTTATTTTTTGGAATGCTATTTTCTGTGATTGGGTCACTGTTTATCGAGCGATTGCGTAAGGTATATCGTGCGTATCAGGATTTGGCGATACCGATCATTTTATCTACAGGCCTAGGCTTATTTACAGTTTTAGTGAGTATTGCTGATGGGTTTAATCAGGATTTATACTCATACTTGTTTGGGAAGATTGTAACAGTAACCATTGAGGATTTATTAGCCTTAATTGGGGTAGCTGTTGTAGTGATAGGCACAGTTATCCTGTTATACAAAGAATTATTTGCTGTGTCGTTTGATGAAGAATTCGCACGGGTATCAGGTGTGGCTAGACGCAGTATTAATCTATGGTTCATGGTACTAGTAGCTCTAACAATTGCCGCATCCATGCGAATTGTTGGTGTACTATTGATCTCTGCGTTGATTACGATTCCAGTAGCGGCCAGCTTGCAAATTGCTAAGAGCTTTCGACAAGCTATTTTCTACTCGATTTTGTTTGCCGAAATCTCTGTGTTAACAGGCTTGTACTTTGCTTATATGCTTGATTGGGCTTCTGGCGGTACGATTGTATTAGTGGCTGTCTTTATTTTAATGATTGTGTTGGGCTTCAAACGTTTACGAGCAATCTTACGTTGAAGTAAAGGAGGAGATTGCAGTTGAATTTGGAACAAGCGCTCCAGTTGTTAAAAGATAAAGGATATAAATACACAGGTAAGCGTGAAGAGATGCTGCGTATTTGTGCTGAGGAAAAGCGATATTTGTCCGCACGAGATATCATGGGACGGATGAAGGATAATTATCCAAGCTTGAGCTTTGATACGGTATACCGGAATATTTCTACCTTCGTTAAATTGGGCATTTTAGAAGAGACCGAACTAGATGGCGAAGGAAAGTTCAGGCTCTCATGCTCTACACATGGACATCATCATCATGTCATTTGTACAGTATGCGGTAAGACAAAATCATTGCCGAACTGTCCGATGAACGTTATTCCTGAGATTTCCGAGGAATTTGTCGTAACCGGCCATAAGTTCGAAGTATATGGAACCTGTAAAGACTGTAATGAACATATAGCTATGTAAAAGATATGAGATAAAAAGCACCCGGTAAGGTGCTTTTTTATTTTGTTATTTGCCGAAAGAAGCGATTCAAAAGCCCATTCATGAGTTTATATGACAAAGAAACGTCAATGGCTCGATATGTAACGGAAGTAACAAAGGCACGTCCCAATAAAAAATACCTGTTCTATTTGAGGAAAATAAAATGTAAACCTTTTGTAACTACTTAGCATTTTTTGGGGTGTATGATTAAAACAACAAGAAGACAACAGCTCAAAAAACAAATCACATTTATTCACTCAATTGATGGAGGTAATGATATATGAAAACATTAGTAAAAGTAGTAACAAGCGTAGCGCTTTGCGGTGGAGTATTTGCAGGAGTTGGAGCAGTAGCTAATGTACCAGTGTTTGCATTGGATACCCAAAAAGCACTGCAAGCCTTTGAAGAAGGAGCGCTTTTCTCACTGAAGGATTTGCAAGTAAAGCCAAACAGCTATGTACTTGATTACACACAAGCTGATCTTACTGGTGATGGTGTAGCGGACGGAGTAACCTTGATCGGTACAAAAGAAAAGAAAGATGATATTTTCGTAAGTAATATCATGGTTGTTATGCAAGATGGAAAAACAATGAAATTCACACAGGTACCAGTTGGAAAACAAAATAGCGGATATGAGCCAAAGCTAACAGTGGGCGATTTTAATAAAGATGGTGCGCAGGACGTATTAGTAGAAACGGGAGATGGCGGAAGCGGCGGAACGTCTACATATAGCTTGGTATCCTTTAAAGATGGCAAAGGTGCCGCAATGGTTGACCAAGAGAAGCTGAACGCTGGTGTTGACTTCGACATTCAGTTCACAGAAGGCTTTAAAGCAGAAATTACAAACAAAGCTACAAAAGAAAAAACAACGGTAGATATCAGTGAAAATAAAGATAATTATATCAAAAACGGAATTTATGATGCTAAAGGCAAGCTATTGAAAGCAGTTAAGGGCGCTCAAGACGGATTTGGCTCCTTAGAAGTAGAGGAACAAGCAGACGGTGGACTTGCATTGGTTGGAACACAACACATTTGGGGCAGCTACCACGCTGACAGCATCGCTATTGCAACAAGCACATGGAAAATTGATAACGGCCAATTGAAGCTAGAAAAAACAGAAGTAACAGCATTTGACCATGATAATTTCTCCATTGCTCCGAACTATGCACCGGGCGACAAATTTACAGAAGCAGCTCTTTCTACAAAAGAAAATAACTATGTCATTGATTCTAAATATGCTGATGTAAATGGTGACGGTGTGCGTGACGAAGTGATTTTGATCGGTCATAAGGAAGAAGGGGAAAAGGATTTCTTCGCTAATGAGCTAACAGTGGCTGTAAAAGATGGTAAAACCAAAAAACTCACTATGGGTACAGTAGGAAAAGAAAAAGCTGGCTTTGAAGCTATGCTACATATTGGTGCATTTAAATCCGATAAACAGAAGGATATCCTGGTAAGTGCCCCAACAGGTGGCAGCGGTGGCCTATCTACCTTTAGCGTGTTGACTTTCTCTGATAACAAGATTGTTCCATTAGTTGATCAGGAGCTGTTAAATAAAGGTGTAGAATACGATGTCGTTTTTAAAGATGGCTTTAAAGTAGAGGTTTCTAGCAAAGCTACTGGCAAAAAGGAAACCATTGATGTAAGTAAGAACAAAAAAGAGTATGTAGAAACTAAGGTTTATGATAATAATGGAAAACTTTTGCAGGAGACAACTGGTTGGGCTGATGGGCTTTCTGTGTTGACCCCGGTTGATGTGGACAAAAATGGTGTGCTAGAGCTTCAAGCTGTACAAAGTATCTCCGGAGCATACCATGCTGACCGTTTAGGTGTAGCAAAAACAACATGGACATTGAAAAATGGCAAGCTTGAGCTTACAAATGAAGCACTAGAATTAAATAAATAACATGCTGATTGTAAAGATGGTACTGGTATATAAACTGTAATGAAGAGCCCCTGTTATAAGTAAAGCTGATGATGAGTTTTGGTGTTGAAAAGTAAATAGATTGGACAAGAGAAGCGGCAGGAGCCTTTGGGCTTTTGCCGCTTTTCCGTATGCTCTCACCTGTATCTGCGTAAAGATTTTTCCCCAATGATTATCAGCTTCTGCTCATAAGAGGCATTTGCTATAATGATGAGGAAAAAAGTAGAGAATCACAGGAGATGGTGATGTGTGATGTTCCCGAGACATGTACTGAACTACCAGACTGATCATTTACCAAACATGTATACCGATGTGATTGTAGTTGGTTGTGGAATTGCAGGCTTATATACAGCGTTAGAAGCAAGCAAAAAAGCAAAGGTAATACTAATCAGTAAAAAGGGCTTGCAGGATAGCAATACTCGCTGGGCTCAAGGGGGCATCGCAGCGGTTACCGCCCAAAATGATTCTCCCGCATTACATCGTCAAGATACCATGCTGGCAGGCGCCGGAATTTGTACCTATGAAGCAGTAGATGTATTGGTGCATGAAGGGCCCAAGCGATTACAGGAGTTAATAACCTACGGGACTCAATTTGATAAAGATAGTAATGGTGAATATGAATTAACACGCGAAGGCGCTCATAGTCAGCGGCGTATTCTGCATGCACAAGGAGATGCTACTGGTGCCGAAATCGTCCGAGCTTTAGCGAAAAAGGTGGCAGAAACAACGAACATTACCTTACTAGAGGAGCATTTCGCTATCGACATTCTTACGCATCAAGGAGAATGTGTGGGAGTGCTAGCTCTTAAACCATGCGGGGAGCTGTTTGCCATACAATCGCACGCTACTATTCTGGCAACAGGCGGTGCTGGTCAGCTATATCGCTACACCACCAATCCGGACATTGCGACAGCAGACGGCATAGCGATGGCTTATCGGGCTGGTGCAGAGGTAAAAGATATGGAATTCATTCAATTTCATCCTACGGCTCTGTGCTATCCAGATGCCCCGCGTTTTTTAATTTCCGAGGCTGTCCGCGGAGAAGGTGCTTATTTGCGCAATGTGCTGGGTGAGCGTTTTATGTACAAGTATCATCCTCAGCAGGAATTAGCTCCGAGAGACATCGTGGCACGAGCCATTGTATCGGAAATGGAGACAACGAAATCTACCTTTGTGTATCTTGATATTACACATGAGTCTGAAGAGCTGATTAAACATCGCTTTCCGACAATCTATGATTTCTGTTTGAGTTATGGGCTGGATATGGTAGCTGATTGGATACCGGTAGCACCTGCTTGCCATTATATGATGGGCGGCGTAAAGACTGATTTATATGGCGAAACGAATGTACCGAGATTATTTGCGTGTGGAGAAGTCTCTTGCACGGGAGTACATGGGGCTAACCGCTTAGCTAGTAATTCATTATCCGAAGCAATTGTGTTTGGACATCGCATCGTAGAACGTTTACAAACGCTACCGCCTGTGATGTCAGCCATCTCGCTTAGTGAATCATCTCTACGCACTACCGGCAGAGTAGGGAATTGGAAAAAGATGCGGCTACAGCTACAAAAGATTATGCTGCGCCAAGTAGGGGTAAAGCGTGAGGAGCAGGGTCTGCGAGCAGCTTTGCAGGAACTTGAGAGCATGCAAACAATTCTATCGACTCATACAGTCAAACCTGAGGCCTTGGAACTGAAAAATCTGCTGACAACAGCCATCCTTACCACTAGAGCGGCCTTAGCTCGAACAGAAAGCCGCGGTGGCCATTATCGCGTTGATTATCCTGAGCAAAATGAAGAGAGATGGCTTAAGCATATTACGCAAGGTATCCATTCAGGGCTACAAGAGGAGAGTGAAATCCGTTTATGCTATGGAATAAACGCGAATTACAACGAAAAATAGAGGAATGGCTATTCGAAGATGTTGGTCATGGAGATATCACAACTATGGCCACGATTCCAGCAGATGAGAAAGGTACGGGAATCTTGTATGCGAAAAAATCAGGTCTGATCGCGGGCTTAGATATTGCTGAGCAGGTCTTTCATACCGTGGATCATGAGCTTAGTTTTCAACGCTTCGTAACAGAAGGCAGTCAGGTGCAAAAAGGGGACGTAATAGCTGAAGTTACCGGCTCGGTACAGGCTATTTTAACCGGTGAGCGCTTAGCCCTTAATTTATTGCAGCGTCTCTCAGGGATTGCGACACGTACCCAATTATTTGTGAAGGAGATTTCGCATACACAGGCGAGGATAGTAGATACACGTAAAACAACTCCGGGATTGCGATTATTAGAAAAATACGCAGTGCGTGTAGGTGGCGGACATAACCACCGGTTTGCTCTTTACGATGCAGTGATGATCAAAGACAATCATAGTAAAGGTGCAGGTGGCATAAAGGAAGCGGTAAGGAAAGCGCGTGAAGCCATTCCCCACACAATGAAAATAGAAGTAGAAGCTGAATCACTCATGCAGGTACAGGAAGCGTTGGAAGCAGGAGCAGATATTATCATGCTGGATAATATGTCCTGCGATCTGATGAGAGAAGCGGTCCAAATCATTTCTGGAAAGGCAATCATTGAAGCATCTGGTGGAGTTACATTGGAGACGGTAAGAGCTATTGCTGAGACTGGTGTCGATGTGATTTCAGTGGGCGGACTTACGCATTCCGTTGCTGCCTTAGATATTAGCTTAGATTTAAATCAACGGAAAAGATAGTCAGTGTTAGCCGACAAGATAGAGAAAAGAGGAACTACCCATGCTACTCGTAATGGATATAGGCAATACGAATATTGTGCTCGGGATGTATCAGGGAGATCGATTAGTGTACCATTGGCGTATTGCAAGTGATCGCAATAAGACTGAGGACGAGTACGGCATGCTCGTGCTCAATTTATTTCAAAACGCAAAGCTTACGCTCGAAGCTGTAACGGGAATTATCATTTCTTCGGTCGTCCCGCCTTTAAATAAAGCGGTAGAGAGTATGTGTGAAAAATATTTTTCCAAGAAGCCGCTATTGATTGGGCCAGGCATCAAAACTGGGCTAAATATAAAAGCAGAATATCCAAGAGAGGTGGGAGCAGATCGAATTGTCAACGCGGTTGCAGCGATTCATGAATATGGCGCTCCTTTATTGATTGTTGACTTCGGTACGGCTACGACTTTTTGCTATGTAGATGAAAAGAAACAATACTTAGGGGGTGCAATCGCGCCGGGTATCGGGATTTCGACCGAGGCGCTCTTTACCCGTGCCGCAAAGCTGCCGCGTATTGAGATTGCCCAGCCTGCGACTGTGATTGGCAGAAATACCATTGCTTCCATGCAGTCCGGTATTTTTTATGGTTTTATTGGTCAAGTTGAGGGTATTGTGAGCAGAATGAAGCAGGAGTGTAACAGCAAGCCAACGGTGGTTGCAACAGGGGGACTTGCCCCACTCATTGCGAAAGAGACTGATTGTATTGACGTGGTTGATCAGCATTTGACGTTGAAGGGTTTACGGTTGATTTATGAGCGAAATGTGTAAGATTATGCTCGAAAGCCATGGGATTTGCTCCTATGGCTTTTTTGTTAACACGTCGTTTTACCTAGAGGAATCGATTTAACAGGTAGGGAGTCATAAATGATTGTATAGAAAAACTACACCTCCAATGTTAGATGTGTGTCTAACCATTAAGGTGTAGTTTACAGGAAGACAGAGCAGTTCCGTTTTATGAGTCCAAAGGGCAGAGATAAACCCCTTCAACATTACAAATTTTTTCTAGAAATTCCCTATTAGATTGGTCTGTTAAATAGGTAGGGCAAGCAAAGTCACCAGGCCATATAATGAGATTTAAATCTACAAAGTAAAGGCAAGTTGAAATATAATCACGAAGGTTTAATTTAAGGAGGAATTCAAGATCCTTCAATTCAGATACTTCCATGATTGATTCAAAGAGCTTCTCTTGGAGCTCTTTCAGTTTGTTCTGATCAATATCTTCGGGGAATATGGTAT
The nucleotide sequence above comes from Brevibacillus laterosporus LMG 15441. Encoded proteins:
- a CDS encoding PCYCGC motif-containing (lipo)protein, whose protein sequence is MKIVKLLSISLLGIVLLTGCTNGSSVETSLSSQAINQEQTPDAPHTSHAPNGDLQEVTHSISTLPTFLDTVDPNIKAVYRIAADHNDLLQSIPCYCGCGESAGHQHNGNCFIKEVKEDGSVTWDDHGTRCKACMDIAITSAKMMQEGKTKLDIRTYIDENFSKGYADPTPTPMPTA
- a CDS encoding metal ABC transporter substrate-binding protein; its protein translation is MLRFVKKWGVILGVASMALFASGCGNTNIAGSVQESGKLSVYTTIYPLYYVADRIGGEYVSIKNVVPAGVEPHDYEPTAQDMVAISKANVLIYNGGGLEAWVEKAVKSLNQANLLAVNTTEGLTLLASEEHDHHHEGDKGHEGESAGHVHEHEHDHGEFDPHVWLDPTMLEKQAAQVKDAFVKADQAHKEQFEQNYKALVNDLNKLDQDFKTMVEQSPKKEILVSHKAFTYLAARYGLEQIAISGISPDDEPSPSELKNLVEKVKQKNIKYVMFETLTSPKVAEVIARETKAQTAILNPLEGLTTEEQTAGKDYISIMRENLEVLRQALR
- a CDS encoding ArsR/SmtB family transcription factor — encoded protein: MAYEDQTEKDVCEIECVEVEKVNQLKPRITEADGVAPLFKALADDTRSKIIYALSLEDELCVCDVAAVIGISMATASHHLRLLRNMGLAKYRKVGKMVYYSLDDDHVRMLIHAGVEHANEHK
- a CDS encoding metal ABC transporter ATP-binding protein, with the protein product MHNAKKHASVVSLKSVSFRYEDGKTVLEDIDFSMEKGDFVGIVGPNGSGKSTLMKLILGLILPTKGEIKLFGEPIQKFKDWTKIGYVAQQAAHGASGFPATVREVVASGLVGKVGLFRRLSSEHHQQVSDVIKRVGLSAKENERISNLSGGQLQRVFIARALVAEPELLILDEPTVGVDQESIEQFYQLLRSLKEDTGMTMMIVSHDVGVMIEWVNKVACLQRRLHFHGTAEEFEHKQEQIFQSMYGESVRLLTHHH
- a CDS encoding metal ABC transporter permease — translated: MLADWWNYEFLRYTLFSGLLIGLVCPILGTFLIVRRLSMMADGLSHVTLSGVAAGMLLAKKVAFFSVVNPLFFGMLFSVIGSLFIERLRKVYRAYQDLAIPIILSTGLGLFTVLVSIADGFNQDLYSYLFGKIVTVTIEDLLALIGVAVVVIGTVILLYKELFAVSFDEEFARVSGVARRSINLWFMVLVALTIAASMRIVGVLLISALITIPVAASLQIAKSFRQAIFYSILFAEISVLTGLYFAYMLDWASGGTIVLVAVFILMIVLGFKRLRAILR
- a CDS encoding Fur family transcriptional regulator is translated as MNLEQALQLLKDKGYKYTGKREEMLRICAEEKRYLSARDIMGRMKDNYPSLSFDTVYRNISTFVKLGILEETELDGEGKFRLSCSTHGHHHHVICTVCGKTKSLPNCPMNVIPEISEEFVVTGHKFEVYGTCKDCNEHIAM
- the nadB gene encoding L-aspartate oxidase, producing MFPRHVLNYQTDHLPNMYTDVIVVGCGIAGLYTALEASKKAKVILISKKGLQDSNTRWAQGGIAAVTAQNDSPALHRQDTMLAGAGICTYEAVDVLVHEGPKRLQELITYGTQFDKDSNGEYELTREGAHSQRRILHAQGDATGAEIVRALAKKVAETTNITLLEEHFAIDILTHQGECVGVLALKPCGELFAIQSHATILATGGAGQLYRYTTNPDIATADGIAMAYRAGAEVKDMEFIQFHPTALCYPDAPRFLISEAVRGEGAYLRNVLGERFMYKYHPQQELAPRDIVARAIVSEMETTKSTFVYLDITHESEELIKHRFPTIYDFCLSYGLDMVADWIPVAPACHYMMGGVKTDLYGETNVPRLFACGEVSCTGVHGANRLASNSLSEAIVFGHRIVERLQTLPPVMSAISLSESSLRTTGRVGNWKKMRLQLQKIMLRQVGVKREEQGLRAALQELESMQTILSTHTVKPEALELKNLLTTAILTTRAALARTESRGGHYRVDYPEQNEERWLKHITQGIHSGLQEESEIRLCYGINANYNEK
- the nadC gene encoding carboxylating nicotinate-nucleotide diphosphorylase, which encodes MLWNKRELQRKIEEWLFEDVGHGDITTMATIPADEKGTGILYAKKSGLIAGLDIAEQVFHTVDHELSFQRFVTEGSQVQKGDVIAEVTGSVQAILTGERLALNLLQRLSGIATRTQLFVKEISHTQARIVDTRKTTPGLRLLEKYAVRVGGGHNHRFALYDAVMIKDNHSKGAGGIKEAVRKAREAIPHTMKIEVEAESLMQVQEALEAGADIIMLDNMSCDLMREAVQIISGKAIIEASGGVTLETVRAIAETGVDVISVGGLTHSVAALDISLDLNQRKR
- a CDS encoding type III pantothenate kinase, yielding MLLVMDIGNTNIVLGMYQGDRLVYHWRIASDRNKTEDEYGMLVLNLFQNAKLTLEAVTGIIISSVVPPLNKAVESMCEKYFSKKPLLIGPGIKTGLNIKAEYPREVGADRIVNAVAAIHEYGAPLLIVDFGTATTFCYVDEKKQYLGGAIAPGIGISTEALFTRAAKLPRIEIAQPATVIGRNTIASMQSGIFYGFIGQVEGIVSRMKQECNSKPTVVATGGLAPLIAKETDCIDVVDQHLTLKGLRLIYERNV